One window of the Paraburkholderia sp. PGU19 genome contains the following:
- a CDS encoding TlpA family protein disulfide reductase, with protein sequence MKRIFMALAACVIAFNAQAVDLKPLRAPDVDAVLAASQGKPQIVEIWSLDCSYCRENTARIVEWQEKHRDVRLTMIAMDAIDDNEAALSQVLATLPLPPQTALYANAEAIPEKLRRALDPNWRGEMPRTLLMDARGARQASSGLLQPATLDAWHR encoded by the coding sequence ATGAAGCGAATCTTCATGGCGCTGGCGGCGTGCGTTATCGCTTTCAACGCACAGGCCGTCGATCTCAAGCCGCTGCGCGCGCCCGACGTAGACGCGGTGCTTGCCGCTTCTCAAGGCAAGCCGCAGATCGTCGAAATCTGGTCGCTCGATTGCAGCTATTGCCGCGAGAACACGGCGCGCATCGTCGAGTGGCAGGAGAAGCATCGCGATGTGCGCCTGACGATGATCGCGATGGATGCCATCGACGACAACGAGGCCGCGCTGTCGCAGGTACTCGCGACGCTGCCGCTGCCGCCGCAGACCGCACTCTACGCGAATGCCGAGGCGATTCCCGAGAAGCTGCGCCGTGCGCTCGACCCCAATTGGCGCGGCGAGATGCCGCGCACGCTGCTGATGGACGCGCGTGGCGCGCGCCAGGCGTCGAGCGGGTTGTTGCAGCCCGCGACGCTAGACGCGTGGCATCGCTAG
- a CDS encoding acyl-CoA dehydrogenase family protein — MHKRLGIEDSDVEIADAIARFAQSELAPRAAQVDREELSTTRYVAQLAELGVMGMNLPERWGGVEASPVALVLSLVEIAKACASTSSMIGAHYLATDSILIGGDDALRDRYLPDAASGKKLGAFALTEPRAGSNPADMATRATREGDGYRLTGVKHFISNADAAGFIVVYAKTDPEAGTRGISAFVVDRHMPGVDVAPAEKLMGIRGAPAHEVALDCFVPAVNRLGAEGSGFRTAMKVLDNSRLDVAATSIGIAEAALSAAIGWLKERRVGGEPLSNRQGLQWTIADMKTRLEAAWLLTLQAAAKRAAGEPFTQDASMAKLYASEMVAFVTDAALQMHGGYGFTREMPLERYVRDARILRIYEGSSEIQRTVIARSVLG; from the coding sequence ATGCATAAGCGGCTGGGCATCGAAGACAGTGACGTGGAAATTGCCGATGCGATCGCTCGTTTCGCGCAAAGCGAACTCGCGCCGCGCGCCGCGCAAGTCGATCGAGAGGAGCTTTCGACGACGCGCTACGTCGCGCAACTCGCCGAACTCGGCGTGATGGGCATGAACCTGCCGGAGCGGTGGGGCGGGGTGGAGGCATCGCCGGTGGCGCTCGTGCTGTCGCTGGTGGAGATCGCGAAGGCCTGCGCGTCGACTTCGTCGATGATCGGCGCGCACTACCTCGCGACGGATTCGATCCTGATCGGCGGCGACGATGCGTTGCGCGATCGCTATTTGCCCGACGCGGCGAGCGGCAAAAAACTCGGCGCGTTTGCGCTGACCGAGCCGCGCGCGGGCTCCAATCCCGCCGACATGGCGACGCGCGCCACGCGCGAAGGCGACGGCTACAGGCTCACGGGCGTCAAGCATTTCATCTCGAACGCCGATGCGGCCGGTTTCATCGTCGTGTATGCGAAGACCGATCCCGAGGCGGGCACGCGCGGAATCAGCGCTTTCGTGGTCGACCGGCATATGCCAGGCGTCGATGTCGCGCCCGCCGAAAAACTCATGGGCATTCGTGGCGCGCCAGCGCACGAAGTCGCGCTCGATTGCTTCGTCCCCGCTGTGAACCGGCTCGGTGCGGAAGGCAGCGGCTTTCGCACGGCGATGAAAGTGCTCGACAACAGCCGGCTCGATGTGGCCGCAACGTCTATCGGGATTGCGGAAGCGGCGTTGTCGGCGGCCATTGGATGGCTGAAAGAACGGCGGGTGGGCGGCGAGCCGCTATCGAACCGGCAAGGTTTGCAATGGACCATCGCCGACATGAAGACGCGCCTTGAAGCGGCATGGCTGCTGACCTTGCAGGCGGCCGCGAAGCGCGCAGCGGGGGAGCCGTTCACGCAGGATGCGTCGATGGCGAAGCTTTATGCATCGGAGATGGTTGCATTCGTCACCGATGCAGCGTTGCAGATGCATGGTGGCTACGGCTTCACGCGCGAGATGCCACTTGAGCGCTACGTGCGCGATGCGCGGATTTTGCGTATCTACGAAGGGTCGTCCGAGATTCAGCGGACGGTGATTGCGCGGTCGGTGTTGGGATGA
- a CDS encoding DUF4136 domain-containing protein, translating to MKLDRLTRQAALVLAAFATLLAGCTTYVTSQVTAFSDWSGSDATRTYAFARTADQKNNLEQATYEQIVANELALHAFRQTDEREAHYLIALAYGMRSDTVTVSQPVYYYSAWPGPYYWGRPFDPWGPWGPWGPYSGGYVNQSYPVYTHLLGIRITDRVTGKELYNVTARNTDEESSLIAAMPYLARSAMSDFPLGNGVVRTVKLPVDGKGGISNEVAADNAAPPVPASGAKTVQ from the coding sequence ATGAAGCTCGACCGATTGACCCGCCAGGCCGCACTCGTGCTTGCGGCGTTCGCCACGCTGCTGGCTGGCTGCACGACCTACGTCACGTCGCAGGTGACGGCCTTTTCCGACTGGAGCGGCAGCGACGCGACGCGCACTTACGCGTTCGCGCGCACGGCTGATCAGAAGAACAATCTCGAGCAGGCCACTTACGAACAGATCGTCGCAAACGAACTCGCGCTGCATGCGTTCCGACAGACCGACGAGCGCGAAGCGCACTATCTGATCGCGCTCGCGTATGGCATGCGCTCGGACACCGTGACGGTCTCGCAGCCCGTCTATTACTACAGCGCGTGGCCCGGCCCGTATTACTGGGGCCGCCCGTTCGACCCGTGGGGACCATGGGGTCCATGGGGCCCGTATTCGGGGGGCTATGTGAACCAGAGTTATCCCGTGTACACGCATCTGCTCGGCATCCGCATCACGGATCGCGTCACAGGCAAGGAACTCTACAACGTGACGGCGCGCAACACGGACGAGGAGTCTTCGCTGATCGCCGCGATGCCGTATCTCGCGCGCAGCGCGATGTCCGATTTCCCGCTGGGCAACGGCGTGGTGCGCACCGTCAAGCTGCCCGTCGACGGGAAGGGCGGGATTTCGAACGAAGTGGCGGCCGACAATGCTGCGCCGCCGGTGCCAGCCTCGGGTGCGAAGACGGTTCAGTAA
- a CDS encoding HigA family addiction module antitoxin, translated as MVIKRSELENLDFSDVSTGERMPEATPGDILRSEFLEPLGMSAHALSIALRVPAPRVNDIVRGKRAISSETALRLSCFFNNSPLFWLNLQIAYDLRVAIAESGEQIKREIEPLPPARRPKHPQLSREQLKAAEDAATATRRVAASR; from the coding sequence ATGGTCATCAAACGCTCTGAACTCGAAAACCTCGACTTCTCCGACGTTTCCACCGGCGAGCGCATGCCTGAAGCAACGCCAGGCGACATCCTGCGCAGCGAATTTCTCGAACCGCTCGGCATGTCGGCCCACGCGCTGTCCATTGCGCTGCGCGTGCCCGCGCCGCGCGTCAATGACATCGTGCGCGGCAAGCGGGCCATTTCGTCGGAAACCGCCTTGCGTCTGTCGTGCTTTTTCAACAATAGCCCGCTCTTCTGGCTCAATCTTCAGATCGCCTACGACCTGCGTGTCGCAATTGCGGAATCGGGCGAGCAGATCAAGCGCGAAATCGAGCCGCTGCCGCCGGCGCGCCGGCCCAAGCACCCACAGTTGTCGCGCGAGCAGCTAAAAGCCGCCGAAGACGCAGCGACCGCGACGCGCAGGGTCGCGGCCTCGCGTTGA
- a CDS encoding CoA transferase, translating to MQHANLPLEGLRVVDFSRVLAGPYCAALLGDLGADVIKIEPPSGDDYRAVGPFAADGESGLFAAMNRNKRSIVLDLKTEAGRELARALCADADVVVENFRPGVADRLGIGYADLSAANPSLVYASVSGFGQTGPESHRPAYDIILQAMCGLMDATGSPDGPPTMIGESVSDVVSGLFASWGVLAALLGREKNGKGTHVDVSMFDATLGLSATLVARYAATGIAPRRVGNRHPSSAPFGAYRAADGFYVVAVLNNKLFAAFAHAIGAPHLADDPHFASDASRCRHEGDLRATIEAWSSALSVDEVNCILGAAGIPVAPIRNLQEALESEHAAHRGLLTEVRRDGHRKRVPAQPVKFSAYGANCVSPAPALGEHADALLQQLGYDADDIVSLRERGAFGVHAISAIDVNRSEEKDHA from the coding sequence ATGCAACATGCGAATCTGCCGCTGGAAGGCCTGCGCGTGGTCGACTTCTCGCGCGTGCTGGCCGGCCCGTATTGCGCCGCGCTGCTCGGCGATCTGGGCGCCGATGTGATCAAGATCGAGCCGCCTTCGGGCGATGACTATCGCGCCGTCGGCCCGTTTGCCGCAGATGGCGAGAGCGGTCTGTTCGCCGCGATGAACCGCAACAAGCGCAGCATCGTGCTCGATCTGAAAACGGAAGCGGGTCGTGAACTCGCGCGCGCGTTGTGCGCGGATGCCGATGTCGTCGTCGAGAATTTCCGGCCGGGCGTCGCGGACAGGCTGGGCATCGGTTACGCGGATTTGAGCGCCGCGAATCCGTCTCTCGTGTATGCGAGCGTGTCGGGCTTCGGGCAGACGGGTCCCGAATCGCATCGCCCCGCGTACGACATCATCTTGCAGGCGATGTGCGGCCTGATGGACGCAACGGGTTCGCCCGACGGCCCGCCGACGATGATCGGCGAGTCGGTATCGGATGTCGTCAGCGGGCTATTCGCGTCGTGGGGCGTGCTTGCCGCGTTGCTGGGCCGCGAGAAGAACGGCAAGGGCACGCATGTCGACGTGTCGATGTTCGACGCGACGCTCGGCCTGAGCGCGACGCTCGTCGCGCGCTACGCGGCGACGGGAATCGCGCCGCGCCGCGTGGGCAACCGGCATCCGTCGTCGGCGCCGTTCGGCGCGTATCGCGCCGCCGATGGCTTCTATGTTGTCGCGGTGCTCAACAACAAGCTCTTCGCGGCGTTCGCGCATGCGATCGGCGCGCCACATCTTGCCGACGATCCGCATTTCGCCAGCGATGCATCGCGTTGCCGTCACGAAGGCGATTTGCGCGCGACGATCGAAGCGTGGTCGTCGGCGCTGAGCGTTGATGAGGTCAATTGCATTCTCGGCGCAGCGGGCATTCCCGTCGCGCCGATTCGCAATCTTCAGGAGGCGCTTGAGAGCGAACACGCTGCGCATCGTGGTTTGCTGACCGAGGTGCGGCGAGACGGACATAGAAAGCGCGTGCCGGCGCAGCCGGTGAAGTTTTCCGCGTACGGGGCCAATTGCGTGTCGCCTGCGCCTGCGCTCGGCGAACACGCCGACGCGCTGTTGCAGCAACTCGGCTATGACGCCGACGACATCGTGTCGTTGCGCGAGCGCGGCGCGTTCGGCGTTCATGCAATTAGTGCGATCGATGTCAATCGCAGCGAGGAGAAAGATCATGCATAA
- a CDS encoding class 1 fructose-bisphosphatase: protein MSLQRRTTLTKYLIEQQRENNNLPADLRLLIEVVARACKAISYHVSKGALGDALGTAGSENVQGEVQKKLDILSNEILLEANEWGGNLAGMASEEMEQFFPIPANYPKGEYLLVFDPLDGSSNIDVNVSIGTIFSVLRCPDGQQPTEQSFLQKGTQQVAAGYAVYGPQTVLVLTTGNGVNCFTLDRELGSWVLTQSDMRIPVETREYAINASNQRHWLEPVQQYIGELNAGKDGPRQSDFNMRWIASMVADVHRILNRGGIFMYPADKRDPSKPGKLRLMYEANPMAFIVEQAGGAATNGEKRILDIQPKSLHERVAVFLGSKNEVDRVTRYHLEKKS, encoded by the coding sequence ATGTCTTTGCAACGTCGTACCACCCTTACGAAGTACCTGATCGAGCAGCAGCGCGAGAACAACAATCTGCCTGCCGATCTGCGCCTGCTGATCGAAGTCGTTGCGCGCGCGTGCAAGGCCATCAGCTATCACGTCAGCAAGGGCGCCCTCGGCGATGCGCTGGGCACGGCCGGCAGCGAGAACGTGCAGGGCGAAGTGCAGAAGAAGCTCGACATCCTGTCGAACGAAATCCTGCTCGAAGCCAACGAATGGGGCGGCAACCTGGCCGGCATGGCATCGGAAGAGATGGAACAGTTCTTCCCGATTCCCGCGAACTATCCGAAGGGCGAATACCTGCTCGTGTTCGACCCGCTCGACGGCTCGTCGAACATCGACGTCAACGTGTCGATCGGCACGATCTTCTCGGTGTTGCGCTGCCCTGACGGCCAGCAGCCGACGGAACAGTCGTTCCTGCAAAAGGGCACGCAGCAGGTCGCGGCGGGCTACGCAGTCTACGGCCCGCAAACCGTGCTGGTGCTGACCACGGGCAACGGCGTCAACTGCTTCACGCTCGACCGCGAGCTGGGCTCCTGGGTGCTTACGCAAAGCGACATGCGTATTCCCGTCGAGACGCGCGAGTACGCGATCAACGCGTCGAACCAGCGCCACTGGCTCGAGCCCGTGCAGCAGTACATCGGCGAACTGAACGCGGGCAAGGACGGTCCGCGTCAGTCGGACTTCAACATGCGCTGGATCGCATCGATGGTCGCCGACGTGCACCGTATCCTGAACCGCGGCGGCATCTTCATGTATCCGGCCGACAAGCGCGATCCGTCGAAGCCCGGCAAGCTGCGCCTGATGTACGAAGCGAACCCGATGGCATTCATCGTCGAGCAGGCTGGCGGCGCGGCGACCAACGGCGAGAAGCGTATTCTCGATATCCAGCCGAAGAGCCTGCATGAGCGTGTCGCGGTGTTCCTCGGCTCAAAGAACGAGGTTGATCGCGTGACCCGCTACCATCTCGAGAAGAAAAGTTGA
- a CDS encoding TMEM165/GDT1 family protein: MEQAFLISTGAVALAEIGDKTQLLSLVLAARYRKPLPIILGVLVATLINHAGAGALGAWLGSLVTPTVMRWALAASFIGMGLWILVPDKLDDAEANTNRTHFGVFGATVVTFFLAEMGDKTQIATVALAARFHEFFGVVAGTTLGMMLANVPAILLGDRFAHKLPTKLVHGIAAVMFVVLGAMALMGIGV, encoded by the coding sequence GTGGAACAAGCCTTTCTGATCTCGACGGGCGCGGTCGCGCTGGCTGAAATCGGCGACAAGACCCAACTGCTGTCGCTCGTCCTCGCCGCCCGCTACCGCAAGCCGCTGCCCATCATTCTCGGCGTGCTCGTCGCAACGCTCATCAACCATGCGGGCGCCGGCGCGCTCGGCGCGTGGCTCGGCTCGCTCGTCACGCCGACCGTGATGCGCTGGGCGCTAGCGGCATCGTTCATCGGCATGGGCTTGTGGATTCTCGTGCCCGACAAACTCGACGACGCCGAAGCGAACACCAACCGCACGCACTTCGGCGTGTTCGGCGCAACCGTGGTCACATTCTTTCTCGCCGAAATGGGCGACAAGACGCAAATCGCAACGGTCGCGCTCGCCGCTCGCTTTCACGAGTTCTTCGGTGTCGTTGCGGGCACGACGCTCGGCATGATGCTCGCGAACGTGCCGGCGATCCTGCTCGGCGACCGCTTCGCGCACAAGCTGCCGACCAAACTCGTGCACGGGATCGCTGCGGTCATGTTCGTCGTGCTCGGCGCAATGGCGTTGATGGGCATCGGCGTCTGA
- a CDS encoding sialidase family protein has protein sequence MNMGAAAAKPAKTPLATDAAFDAKHRLWVASVEGQHVVVAHSDDRGRTLSPPVTVNAMPEPIYTSAENRPKITASPDAKTIYVTWSMPLDAPYTGMVRFSRSTDGGATWSVPTTVHGDRQPITHRFDSLIVDGQGRLFVTWIDKRDLTLAKKAGKPYDGAAVYFAVSTDGGQTFPPERKVADHTCECCRIALALDSEGRVQAMWRNVFEGQIRDHALAVLPVDAQQPVVPIRATFSGWHMEACPEHGPALAITPDGVRHMAWFSVVNGRADVYYSRLSADGKPIGEPWAFGDTGKPDEQASHAAMITRGKTLWLAWKDFDGDTMRLMLRRSDDEGAHWSAPRTLAQTAGGSDNPQLLDDAGRIYLSWRTQNDGYMLVPVEEAK, from the coding sequence ATGAACATGGGCGCCGCCGCCGCGAAGCCCGCGAAAACACCGCTCGCGACGGACGCCGCGTTCGATGCGAAGCATCGTCTGTGGGTCGCGTCGGTCGAGGGACAACACGTCGTGGTCGCGCATTCGGACGATCGGGGCCGCACGCTGTCCCCGCCCGTCACGGTCAACGCGATGCCGGAACCGATTTACACGAGCGCCGAGAATCGTCCGAAGATCACCGCCAGCCCCGACGCGAAGACCATCTACGTGACCTGGTCGATGCCGCTCGACGCGCCGTACACGGGCATGGTCCGCTTCTCGCGCTCGACGGACGGCGGCGCGACGTGGAGCGTGCCCACCACCGTGCATGGCGACCGGCAGCCGATCACGCATCGCTTCGATTCGCTGATCGTCGACGGGCAAGGGCGCCTCTTCGTAACGTGGATCGACAAGCGCGATCTGACGCTGGCGAAAAAGGCGGGCAAGCCGTACGACGGCGCGGCCGTCTACTTTGCGGTATCGACGGATGGCGGGCAGACGTTCCCGCCCGAGCGCAAGGTCGCCGACCACACGTGCGAGTGCTGCCGCATTGCGCTCGCGCTCGACAGCGAAGGCCGCGTGCAGGCCATGTGGCGCAACGTGTTCGAAGGCCAGATCCGCGATCACGCACTCGCCGTGCTGCCCGTCGACGCGCAGCAACCCGTCGTGCCGATTCGCGCGACGTTCTCCGGCTGGCATATGGAAGCCTGCCCCGAGCACGGCCCGGCGCTCGCGATTACGCCGGACGGCGTGCGCCACATGGCGTGGTTCAGCGTCGTCAATGGACGCGCCGATGTCTACTATTCGCGCCTTTCCGCCGACGGCAAGCCGATTGGCGAGCCGTGGGCGTTCGGCGACACCGGCAAGCCGGACGAGCAGGCGTCGCACGCGGCGATGATTACCCGAGGCAAGACGCTGTGGCTCGCGTGGAAGGATTTCGACGGCGACACGATGCGCCTGATGCTGCGCCGCTCCGACGACGAAGGTGCGCACTGGAGCGCGCCGCGCACGCTCGCGCAGACGGCGGGCGGCAGCGACAATCCGCAGTTGCTCGATGACGCCGGCCGCATCTATCTGTCGTGGCGTACGCAGAACGACGGCTACATGCTCGTGCCCGTCGAGGAGGCAAAGTAA
- a CDS encoding type II toxin-antitoxin system RelE/ParE family toxin, whose protein sequence is MPRYTLPVISTFNDKETAAVFNGIFVRSLPREVQLAARRKLLLIDAAECINDMFVPPGNRLELLQGARSGQWSIRINAQWRICFQYIDGDALNVEIVDYH, encoded by the coding sequence ATGCCACGTTATACACTTCCCGTGATCTCTACTTTTAATGACAAAGAAACCGCTGCCGTCTTCAACGGCATATTCGTGCGGTCGCTGCCGCGCGAAGTACAGCTCGCCGCGCGCCGCAAGCTCCTGTTGATCGATGCCGCAGAGTGCATCAACGACATGTTCGTGCCACCCGGCAACCGGCTCGAACTGCTGCAAGGCGCGCGCAGCGGGCAATGGAGCATCCGTATCAACGCGCAGTGGCGCATCTGTTTCCAGTACATCGACGGCGACGCCCTCAATGTCGAGATCGTCGACTATCACTGA
- a CDS encoding LysR family transcriptional regulator, with translation MRVSLRLLRYFTAAAETGSTTAAAKLLNVSQPSISVAIRELEALFDDTLFTRESGAKMTLTRFGVRKLAEAHQLLNAAASFEADDSGDAAAGEVQIGVFSTIAPVYLPELLRIARARFPDLSIRFIEGDLMQLEDALRSSRIELALMYDVGLPADIERECLAELRPYALVPAESKLAKKAGRLSLHDLAKEPLILIDLPHSREFLMAPFWQCGLAPEVRFRATSLALVRGMVANGLGVSLLITQGDQAATSGVIERPIREETIRQPLVIARPARATRTKASELVAQCMRDAVNAALAKRAGNTRTEARTRRRAAQLT, from the coding sequence ATGCGTGTCTCGTTGCGGCTTTTGCGTTATTTCACGGCGGCGGCCGAAACGGGCAGCACGACGGCGGCCGCAAAACTGCTGAACGTATCGCAGCCGTCCATTTCCGTAGCCATTCGCGAACTCGAAGCGTTGTTCGACGACACGCTGTTCACCCGCGAGTCAGGCGCGAAGATGACGTTGACGCGCTTCGGCGTGCGCAAGCTGGCGGAGGCGCATCAACTGCTGAACGCCGCTGCGTCGTTCGAGGCCGACGACAGCGGCGACGCGGCAGCGGGCGAAGTGCAGATTGGCGTATTCAGCACGATCGCGCCCGTTTACCTACCCGAATTGCTGCGCATCGCGCGCGCACGCTTCCCGGATTTGTCGATACGCTTCATCGAAGGCGATCTGATGCAGCTCGAAGATGCATTGCGCAGCAGCCGTATCGAACTTGCGCTGATGTACGACGTCGGCTTACCCGCCGATATCGAACGCGAATGTCTCGCGGAACTTCGTCCCTACGCGCTCGTGCCGGCAGAATCGAAGCTCGCGAAGAAAGCGGGCAGGCTGTCGCTGCACGACCTCGCGAAAGAGCCGCTGATCCTGATTGATCTGCCGCACAGCCGCGAGTTTCTGATGGCGCCGTTCTGGCAATGCGGGCTTGCGCCCGAAGTGCGTTTTCGGGCGACATCGCTGGCACTCGTACGCGGGATGGTGGCGAACGGACTCGGCGTGTCGCTGCTGATCACACAAGGCGATCAGGCCGCAACATCGGGCGTGATCGAGCGGCCCATCCGCGAAGAGACCATTCGTCAACCGCTCGTGATTGCGCGGCCCGCACGCGCGACGCGCACGAAAGCATCGGAACTCGTCGCGCAATGCATGCGCGACGCGGTCAATGCCGCGCTCGCAAAACGCGCGGGAAACACACGCACAGAGGCACGCACGCGCCGCCGCGCGGCGCAACTCACATAA
- the pepN gene encoding aminopeptidase N, with protein sequence MADTETPQVIRRADYAPPAFLIDTVALEFDLVPERTVVRNTMRIRRNPDAVRATHLELMGEALQFVEASIDGKPYANVHAHEHGLTVDNVPDSFELTLTGICNAAANTTLSGLYVSSGNFFTQCEAEGFRRITWFLDRPDVMATYTVTLRADKAAYPVLLSNGNLLEQGDLPDGRHFARWEDPFRKPSYLFALVAGKLVALEERVKSRSGKEKLLQVWVEPHDLDKTRHAMDSLIHSIRWDEERFGLELDLDRFMIVAVSDFNMGAMENKGLNIFNTKYVLANPETATDTDFSNIEAVVGHEYFHNWTGNRVTCRDWFQLSLKEGLTVFRDQEFSADMASGGSTVENQAARATKRIEDVRVLRQMQFAEDAGPMAHPVRPESYVEINNFYTMTVYEKGSEVVRMYQTLFGREGFRRGMDLYFKRHDGQAVTCDDFRHAMADANGRDLAQYERWYSQAGTPRITVDTHYDASQKRYTLTLTQGYGDAPATARETQKGPLLIPFAIGLIGEDGNDMPLRLEGEASASPHTTRVLEFTEKEQSFTFVDVAEKPLPSLLRNFSAPVVVEYDYTADELAFLLAHDSDPFNRWEAGQRLATRELLTLAEHAATGKALELDDTVVAAFGRVLNDETLSPAFRELALMLPSEAYLAEQMDESNPAAVHSARQFVRKRLASALKGDWLAVYERHQTPGAYEPTPEAGGHRALKNLALAYLAELDDPADAVRLAKAQYDAANNMTDRASALSALLTAAASNGGAAAADALDDFYRRFENEPLVIDKWFALQAMQRGTKARPVIEIVRKLMAHPAFTLKNPNRARSLIFSFCSANPAQFHAADGSGYAFWAEQVIALDALNPQVAARLARALELWRRFTPALRDQMRAALEKVAAQAKSRDVREIVEKALA encoded by the coding sequence ATGGCCGATACCGAAACGCCTCAAGTGATCCGCCGCGCCGACTACGCGCCCCCCGCTTTTCTCATCGATACCGTTGCGCTCGAGTTCGATCTCGTCCCAGAGCGTACGGTCGTCAGGAATACGATGCGCATCCGCCGCAATCCCGACGCGGTGCGCGCCACGCATCTCGAACTGATGGGCGAGGCACTGCAGTTCGTCGAGGCATCGATCGACGGCAAGCCGTATGCCAACGTTCACGCGCACGAGCACGGCCTCACCGTCGACAACGTGCCCGATTCGTTCGAGCTGACGCTGACGGGCATCTGCAATGCCGCGGCGAACACGACGCTGTCGGGCCTTTATGTGTCCAGCGGCAACTTCTTCACGCAATGCGAGGCCGAGGGCTTTCGGCGCATCACGTGGTTCCTCGACCGCCCGGATGTGATGGCGACCTACACGGTCACGCTGCGCGCCGACAAGGCAGCGTACCCGGTGCTGCTGTCCAACGGCAACCTGCTCGAACAGGGCGATCTGCCCGACGGCCGCCACTTCGCGCGCTGGGAAGATCCGTTCAGGAAACCGAGCTATCTGTTCGCGCTCGTCGCGGGCAAGCTGGTCGCGCTGGAGGAACGCGTGAAGTCGCGCTCGGGCAAGGAGAAGCTGCTGCAGGTCTGGGTCGAGCCGCACGATCTCGACAAGACCCGTCACGCAATGGATTCGCTGATCCACTCGATCCGCTGGGACGAAGAGCGTTTCGGCCTGGAGCTCGACCTGGACCGCTTCATGATCGTCGCCGTGAGCGACTTCAACATGGGCGCGATGGAGAACAAGGGCCTCAATATCTTCAACACGAAGTACGTGCTGGCCAATCCCGAAACCGCGACGGACACCGACTTTTCGAACATCGAAGCCGTGGTCGGCCACGAGTACTTCCATAACTGGACGGGCAACCGCGTCACCTGCCGCGACTGGTTCCAGCTGAGCCTGAAAGAAGGGCTGACCGTGTTCCGCGATCAGGAGTTTTCCGCCGATATGGCAAGCGGCGGCAGCACGGTTGAGAACCAGGCGGCGCGCGCGACCAAGCGTATCGAAGACGTGCGCGTCCTGCGTCAGATGCAGTTCGCCGAGGATGCCGGCCCTATGGCGCACCCGGTGCGTCCGGAGAGCTACGTTGAGATCAACAACTTCTACACGATGACCGTCTATGAGAAGGGCTCGGAAGTCGTGCGGATGTATCAGACGCTGTTCGGACGCGAAGGCTTCCGGCGCGGTATGGACCTGTACTTCAAGCGCCACGACGGCCAGGCCGTCACCTGCGACGACTTCCGTCACGCGATGGCCGACGCGAATGGCCGCGACCTCGCCCAGTACGAACGTTGGTACAGCCAGGCGGGCACGCCGCGCATCACGGTCGACACGCACTATGACGCGTCGCAAAAGCGCTATACGTTGACGCTCACGCAGGGCTACGGCGATGCCCCGGCTACCGCGCGCGAAACGCAAAAGGGCCCGTTATTGATTCCGTTCGCGATCGGCCTGATCGGCGAGGACGGCAACGACATGCCGCTGCGCCTCGAAGGCGAGGCGTCGGCGTCGCCGCACACCACGCGCGTGCTCGAATTCACGGAGAAGGAACAGAGCTTCACGTTCGTCGATGTGGCCGAAAAACCGCTGCCGTCATTGCTGAGAAATTTCTCGGCGCCAGTCGTCGTCGAATACGACTACACGGCGGACGAACTCGCGTTCCTGCTCGCGCACGACAGCGATCCGTTCAACCGCTGGGAAGCCGGCCAGCGTCTCGCGACGCGCGAGTTGCTGACGCTCGCCGAGCACGCGGCAACGGGCAAGGCGCTGGAACTGGACGATACCGTCGTCGCCGCGTTTGGCCGCGTGCTCAACGACGAGACGCTGTCGCCCGCGTTCCGCGAACTCGCGCTGATGCTGCCGTCGGAAGCGTATCTCGCCGAGCAGATGGACGAGTCGAACCCCGCCGCCGTGCACAGCGCGCGGCAGTTCGTGCGCAAACGTCTCGCGTCGGCGCTCAAGGGCGACTGGCTCGCGGTCTACGAACGGCATCAGACGCCGGGCGCCTACGAACCGACGCCCGAAGCAGGCGGGCATCGCGCGCTGAAAAATCTGGCGCTCGCCTATCTCGCCGAACTCGACGATCCCGCCGACGCCGTGCGCCTCGCGAAAGCGCAGTACGACGCGGCGAACAACATGACGGATCGCGCCTCCGCGCTGTCCGCGTTGCTGACGGCGGCTGCGTCGAACGGCGGGGCGGCAGCAGCCGACGCGCTCGACGACTTCTATCGCCGCTTCGAGAACGAGCCGCTCGTGATCGACAAATGGTTCGCGCTGCAGGCGATGCAGCGCGGCACGAAAGCGCGGCCCGTGATCGAGATCGTGCGCAAGCTGATGGCGCATCCAGCGTTCACCCTGAAGAACCCGAACCGCGCCCGCTCGCTGATCTTCAGCTTCTGCTCGGCGAACCCGGCGCAGTTCCACGCGGCGGATGGCTCGGGCTATGCATTCTGGGCCGAACAGGTGATCGCGCTCGACGCGTTGAATCCGCAAGTCGCGGCGCGCCTCGCCCGCGCGCTGGAACTGTGGCGACGCTTTACGCCGGCGCTGCGCGACCAGATGCGCGCGGCACTGGAAAAGGTCGCAGCGCAGGCGAAATCGCGCGACGTGCGCGAAATCGTCGAGAAGGCTTTGGCCTGA